AAATTACCGTTTGTTTATCGCCGCCCCCTTCCAGACCTAGAATAACGACTGAGGGAGTTGGGTCTATATCCAGCTTTCGACCGAACAAGCCCCTGGAGAGGTTCCTAAGAAACAAACATAATGTTGGATTTGTTGCTAGTCATGGCTTTGGGATTTTTGGGGAGTTTTGGTCACTGTGTGGGAATGTGTGGCCCTCTCACCGTAGCGTTTTCCCTTTCCCATCAGCAAAATACTGCTTCCCGCTGGCAGCAGCAACTGTATTTTCACGGTCTATTAAATTTGGGGCGGATTGTCAGTTATACCCTCACGGGGATTGGCCTTGGGGCGCTGGGTTCTCTATTAATTGCCGGAGGGCAACTGGCTGGGATCGGCAGTGACTTGCGTCGCGCGATCGCCATTTTCACGGGACTGATGCTGATCTGGTTTGGCTTGGCGCAGATTAAACCAGATTTCCTGCCTCGGCTGCCGATTTTTCATCCCCTCAAGGAAGGCATTTGGCACAATCGTCTGAATGCGGCAATGGTCAATCTGTCGCTGAAATCGAGCCAGCCGCCCAGAGAGGTATCTGCAAGCGATCGCCAAAATCGCCCCGACTTAACACCGGCTTTATTGGGACTGGTTTGGGGGTTAATTCCCTGCGGATTCTTGTATGCGGCTCAACTCAAGGCAGCGGAAACGGGCAGTCTCTGGAAGGGAGCTGCAACCATGCTGGCTTTTGGGCTAGGAACGCTCCCGATGATGCTGGGCGTCGGAGTGTCGGCATCTAAATTAAGTGCTGACAAACGCAGCCAGTTGTTTCAATTGGGCGGTTGGGTGACGCTGACCATTGGTATCCTCACCCTGATGCGAACCGGCGACACAATGGTCGATTACACGGGACACGCAGCGTTACTTTGTTTAATGCTGGCGCTGATTGCCCGTCCGGTTAGCCGCTTCTGGGCACAATTGTTACATTACCGCCGCGCCTTGGGAGTGGGAGCTTATGTGCTGTCCCTAGCCCACATTTTTCACATGGTAGAGCATACACTAAACTGGAATTTCAACGCGGTGTTCTTTATGCTGCCAGTGCATCAATGGGGGATGGGCGCGGGAGCGATCGCTTTGGTGTTGATGACTCCAGCTGCACTGACCAGTTTTGACCGGATACAGAAATCCTTAGGCAAACGCTGGCGACAGATTCATCTGCTGGGCATTCCCGCGTTTCTCCTATGTGTAATTCATGCGGTGCTAATCGGTTCCCATTACCTTGGTACTTTAGGGGGAACTTGGGTGAATCAGCTGCGGGTAGTCCTACTGGGAATGGTGGCGTTGGGTGTATTGCTGGTGAGAGTTCGCTGGATTTGGTCACTTTTCTCAATTGAAAAATTATATGCCCCTCCCCAGTCTCGGTAAAAGTATCAGAAGATCCCCCGTGGATCGGATACACTTGGCGGATTTTAAAAACCTAACCCCCCAACCCCCTTCCCTGCAAGGGAAGGGAGAGAATTGCTCCCCTCCCCTACCAGGGGAGGGGTTGGGGGAGAGGTTCCGCCTCTACAAAACTGGAGATTTAGTTCGTTATCTGTCTGACGGCAATCTGGAGTTTTTATGTCGAATTGACCAACCGTATCCTAATCAGAGGGGTTGGAATAATCGCAAGTATTTGTTGCAGACAATGGGTGAAACGGTGTTATTTCTGACACTAATAGTTACACCCGCTGCTGCCCATAAGGTGCAGATTGCAGAAGATGTCGGCGGCACCCTGCACATCGAACCCAATGACAACCCCAAAGCTGGAGAATCTTCTCTTACCTGGTTTGCACTCACTCGCAAAGGGGGGCAAGTCATCCCCTTACAGCAGTGTAATTGCCAGTTAACCGTCTACTCTGAACCCCGCACGCCAAATGCCTCGCCCATCTTGTCACCCCCACTGAAAGCCATTTCAGCGGAGGGATATCAAGGCATTCCAGGTGCCGAGATTGTTTTCCCCAAGCCGGGGGCTTATCAGGTGCAACTCAGTGGCACACCCGCATCGGGAGCGGATTTCCAGCCGTTTGAGCTAAAATTTCCCGTCACCGTAGCAGCCGGGACGGCGGTGCCAAAAGCCAGTCAATCTAGCCAGCCATCTAGTCAGGAGCCAGTTCCCGCCAATCGCTCGGCTTCGGCTAGCGCCAATCGCTTGGCATTCCCTAGCGCGATCGCTTTATTCGTTATTTTCGGACTGGGAATCGCTTGGCTTGTCTGGCGGCGAAGAAAATAAAGATGCTGGGAGACATGGCGATAAGATGTGCATCGGAACCTCACCCCCAACCCCTCTCCGTTCACGGAGAGGGGCAAATATTAAACCCCTCCTCGTGAACGGGGAGGGGCAGGGGTGGGGTTCAACGTTCACCGGAAGGGGCAGGGGTGGGGTTCGCCTTAATAGGTGCCGTCTTCGTACTCTGGCGCTTTGGTTTTTTCAGGAATGTTTAGGCGGGGCGCTTTGTAAGGCTCTGGCTCCTCAGCATCTTCCCAAACATCTTTCTCTTCGTATGCGTCTTCTTCGTAGTCCTCTTCGTCATCGTATGGCTCAGAGTCCGCATAGGGTCGATCTTCATAGCGAACGCCCCGTGTTTCGGTAGTTGCCTCGCTCCAGTTATCCTCTTCCTCGTCTTCTTCGTAATAAATGGATTCGGCTTGGCGCTTCCGAATTGGTTCTGGTTCGGGTTCGTCCCACTCGTCCTCATCCCAGCGGTTGTCAACGACTGGGGTAGACGTGCGAAGTGGCGTGACGGTCGGAGTGCGAATGGGGATGCCCGTTCCCAGTTGCTTGTCCGATGCAACCGTCGGTTGGAAGTACGCTTCCTCGTCTTCCCGTTCCCAAGGCGCTCTGCCAATGCCCAGACGCTCTAAAACGCCCACCGTTAGCTGAACGAGACGCTCTTCGGAGCCTTCAAATACAATTAATCGATTCGGGCCACTGCTGACAATTTCCTCAATCGGCAGCTCATAGGTGCTGATCATCTGGTCGGGAATTTGCGGCAGCCCCAAAGATGCAACGATCAATGAGTAAACTTTGCCACTGTCAGGATCGAATTTGAAACTCCGGACTCTCCCCAGAAGTTCGCCCGTTTCCGTAATCACTTCGCTGTTGATCAGGGTGCTGTAGGCATCAACGTCGATATCTTCAATAACGTTGTCATCTTCAACCAAGATCACATCGCCCATCTGACGGATGCTATCGAGGAGCATATACCGGGGCATTCCCGCAATCGAGAGCAGGTTGTCTCGCAAACCGAGCGCTACAACTTTGCGCTGATCGATGTCTACCAATAGCTCCTTGACAACACCCACGCGCTTACCAGTGTCGCGGGTGATGACTTGGGTATTTAAAATGTCGGAGCGTTGACGGATTTGTTCAGATGTCATTGGAGGCCGAATCCCGATCTCGAATCCTATTAGTTACTAATACTAATTCAAATCATACAGACTCTTTTTGAGACTGCAATTTTAGTCCCAAAACTTGGGTGTAAGCTCCTCGCGCCTGAGTGACGCCGATCGTGCGTTCAGATGACTCAATCATAGGGCGTCGGAGACTCACAACAATAAACTGCGCCTGCATCGCTTGTTGTTTAATCATTCTAGCTAATCGCTCTACGTTTGCCCCATCCAAAAACATATCGACTTCATCAAAAGCATAGAATGGCGAGGGACGGTAGCGTTGCAGGGCAAAGATGAAACTCAGAGCGGTGAGGGATTTTTCGCCACCGGACATGGAAGCAAGCCGCTGTACTGGTTTGCCTTTGGGGTGTGCAACGAGGTTTAAACCTCCGACGAAAGGATCTTCAGAATCGTCGAGTTGTAAGTAGCCATCGCCATCGGAAAGTTCGGCAAAGATTGACTGAAAGTTTTGATTGACTGCGTCGAAGGCTTCTTGGAAGGCGCGGCGTCGGAGGGTGGTGAAATTTTCAATTCGCAATAACAATTCGGTGCGTTCTGCTTCTAATGTTGCTAATTTCTGAGTGAGTTCCTCTAATCGGGTGGTGGTACGTTCGTATTCTTCTAACGCCAGCATATTGACGGGTTCCATTGCTTGCAGGCGTTTGGCGATCGCGCGCATTTCTTTTTGCAATTGTTCGAGTTGAGCGGTTAAGGAGTCAAAGGCGATCGCTTCTGTCTCGGTAGAACCCGGATTGACGAGCATGGGCACTTCTGGCAGCGGATCGGGTAATTCTGCCTGTTGTGCTTCTAGTTGCGGTTGCACGGTGGCTAAGGCTTCCCGATGCTGTTGTTGAGTTTCTTGGAGTTTTTGCAGTTGCCATTCCAGCTGCTGTTGGGAAAGATGACGCGATCGCAATTCTTGTTCGGCGCGATCGCGTTGTTGTTTAATTTCCCCTAATTTCTCCTCTTGCTGTTTCAATCCAGCTTGGGTTTGGGAAATTTGAGTGCTGAGTGCTGAGTGCTGAGTGCTGAGTGCGGTTAACTGATTTTGTTGCTCTATCTGTTGTGTACGATATTCTTGCAAGCGCTGGTGACATTCTTGGATTTTTTCTTGCGATCGCTGTTGCTGATTTTCCAAATCTTTTAATCTTTGCTCGGCAGCCCGAAGCGCTTTTTCCCGTTCTTGCAGATGTTGTTCGCCGGTTTTAATCGTCGCCTGAATTTGTTGCCATTCGCTAGAAGTTTGAGATTGTTCTAATTCTGCTAAAGCTTGCCGCAATTGTTGCAGTTGCGCTTCCTGCGCGGGTAATTCCGCATCCAGAGAGGCTAAGCGAGACTCAGCGGTGTGGAATTCTTGGGTATTTTTAGAAAGAAGCGATCGCGCTTGTTCCGCTTGGACAATTAAATTCTTAATTTCTTTTTGCAACTGTTCGCATTGCAGTTCCTGTTCCCGCCGCTTCGCCTTCGCCTCTGTCAATTCTTGACTTAGATGCTTTGTTTTTGCAGTTAGAGAATTGATAACCTCACCACAGCGATCTAAAATTCGCTCAATCTCTTGCAAGCGATTTCTCAACGCCGCTGCTTCTGCTGATTCTGTCGCGTCAGCCGTCCCAAAATGCAGCCCAGCACGTTGATTGCTACTGCCACCTGTCATCGCCCCGCTGCTTTCCAACAGTTCCCCATCGACGGTAACAATCCGGTGCTGCCCCAAGTAACGACGCGCATCATTGAGGTTTTCAAAGACAACCGTGCTGCCGAAGACGTAGGCGAAGATATCCCGATACCGCGCCTCACAGTCAATCAAATTCACCGCATAGTCAATAAATCCATTGGCATAACTCAGCGCCGCCGTTTGGGAAAATCGCGGCGGTTGAATCTTATTCAGGGGTAAGAACGTGATCCGCCCTGCCCGTTTTTGTTTCAGCAGTTCGATCCCCGCCGCTGCCACGCCGTCATCTTCTACCACCAGATTTCCCAGACGCCCACCGGCTGCGGTTTCCAGTGCCAGCTGATAGCGGGGTTCCACGCGCCCTAGCTGGGCGACTAAGCCACAAACACCGGGTAATCCAGATTGCAAAATCACTTTGGTGGCGAAAGTTCCTTGGGCTTCTTGCTCCGCTTGGGCTTGCGCTTCGAGTTTATCGAGTTGGCGCTGTTTGTCCCGTTGCTCTTGTAGCAGTCGCTTCTGAGTCTCTTGCTGGATTTGCAGTTCGTGTTCGGCGGCTGCGAGAGATTGGGCTAAAGATTGGATTTCTTGGGCATAATCATTGATTTGGATTTCAAAATCAGCCAAACGGGACTGTTTTGTCGTAATTTCTGGCTCAATTGTTTGTAAAAGCTGGCTTTGCTCCTCGATTTGCCGCTCCAAGTTGGCATAACGCTCTCCCAGTTGCGCTTTCTCTGTGCGTTGCGGTTCGACCGTTTGCAGTAAAGTTTCAATTTGGCGATTCAGGGCGGTTTGTTGCTGCACCCAAGCTTCCGAGGCGGCAGCGATCGCACTGGCGGCTTCCCGTCTTTGCTCTAAAATTTGCTGCGCTTCATCCCGTGCGGCACGTAGAGAAAAGAGCGATCGCGTCTCTACATCGTGTTTCTCCTCAGTCAGCTGTTGCAGCGTTTGCTGGTGTTGTTGAAGACTTCGCTCTTCGTGTTCTATATTCGCTGTCGTCGTCCCAAGTGCTGTTTCTAACTCGCGCTGCTGGCGTTGAGCCGCACGCCGTTCCGCTTCCTGAGTGGCGAGAACCGATTGCAAAGCCAGGAGTTCTTCTTCCCCCAGCGCTTTCACTTGGGTATTCAGTTGGTCGAGTTCTGCCGTTGCTTGCTGGATTTGAGCGTAGAGGGCAGTTAGTTGGGTGGTTAACTCAACGGAAGTGCGATCGCCTGCCGCGATTTGCTCTTTGAGGCGTTGCTCTTGTTGTTGAAGACTGCGCCATTTTAGAACGACTTCCCACTGTTCTTTCTGCTGAAGTTCGGCGCGAAGCTTTTGGTATTTTTCAGCTTTGATGCGATCTTGAGATAAGCGATCGCGTTGGGCAACTAGTTCCGCCTCGACGATGCGACAGCTATCTTCCCGCTCTTTAACAGAATCTAGCGTGTTCTTCGCCTGCACGATTTTTCGGTCAAAGGTCGCCACTCCAGCCAATTCATCAATAATTTCCCGCCGTTCTCGCGGGTTCATCGAAATAATCCCGGTGACATCCCCTTGCAGCACGACATTGTAGCCTTCTGGATAAATCCGCAGGCGGTTCATTTGTTCGTGGAGTTCGGTGAGGTTGCAGGATGCACCGTTGATGTAGTAATTCGACGTGTACGTGCCTTGCTGAGTGACTCGCAGTTTCCGCGTCACACTCCATTCTGAGTTATCAATTCTCTCCCTCTTTTTAAGGGGGGGTAGGGGGGGATCGTCACCCACTTTTTCCAGGGTGGGATCGTCAGGATTTTCTCCTTGCCCATTGTGCGTTTCCTCCTCCTCATCTGCGAAAGCATCCGGTACATCAGACAAATCAAACGTCACTGTCACGCTGGTTTCTACCGTGCCGCGATGGGTTTGGTTGTGATTCACCAAATCCGGCAAGCGTTCCGCCCGCATTCCCTTGGAACTGGCAAGTCCGAGGCAAAACAGCAGTGCATCCAGGATATTCGACTTCCCCGAACCATTAGGGCCAGAAACCACGGTAAACCCCGGCAGCAACGGAATTGAGGTGGTGCCACCGAAGGATTTGAAGTTACTGAGTTCCACTCGCTTGACATAGACCATAGGTGCTGGTCAATTAGGCTGTTCGGGTAGGTACAAGTGTATCAGCGTCATGATTCTCAACAGGTTAGCACGGGGAATCAGGTCGATGAAAGATGATCGAACCGCTCCAGGGTACAGAGGAGGAGAGGGATAGAATAGCGACGAATTTATTTGTGTGAGTATAGTGCGATTATGCCCAGATTGAGGTTGCGATCGCACTATATCTGTATCTGTATCTGCAAATATGCCAACACTTAACCTGCTTCATCTGCTGCTTTTGTTAATTTGTGTATTGCTTAGTACGATTGTGGCGCTTCTACCAAGTGCATTTGACAAACAAAAATCATTACCTGGAAGGTGCTTTATTTTTGGGCTATTGGCAGTCTGTGGATTCCTAGCTTTCAGCGGCACAGGGCTAATCACTACAGAACAGGCAAAGCAAAACGCCGACTGGATTCAGAAGCTTCGCTGGACTTTGGGGATTGGGTACGCCGTTGCGCTGCCAACAATGGTCTATTTGCTTGCCAACAGGCAAAGTAAAAACGACAAGACATCCAGCGACACGCCAGACGTAAATTCACAGCGATGGCGGCAGGAATTGTTGGCAATTATGCTAACTGATGTAACAGTACGGATGGAAGACTCCCTGCATGATGATGAGTTGATTCCGCTGCTGATGGAAGACCAACGGGAAGAGGTGGGACGACCTCCAGAAGTAACAGTAAATGCTAAACCGTCTCCTAGTTGGTGGGAGAAGCTACCGAAATTTATACGAGTAACCGCTGAGTCTGAACCGGGCAAAAAAATTATAGATGTCTTTGAGCGAAAAGATATTGCTGGCAGATTGCTGATTTTAGGTGCGCCCGGATCTGGCAAAACTACGATGCTGCTGGAACTAGCGCAAGACTTAATTTTAGCTGCCCAACAACAGCCAGAAAAGCCAATCCCGGTAATCTTTGAACTTTCTAGCTGGAAAGATGATAAGCAAGCGATCGCTGACTGGCTGGTAGCTGACTTGAAGTTTCGCAATAATATCCCAGAGGCAATTTCTCGTGAGTGGTTGGAAACAGGTAAATTATTGCCGCTGTTGGATGGTTTGGATGAATTGAAAACTCGTCAGGGAAAGTGTATTGACAGAATTAATAAATTTCTGCAAACCACCTGTGGCCTATCTCAAATTGTCGTCTGCTGTCGTGAGGAAGAGTACAAAGCAGGGGAGGAAATCTTAACGCTACGGGGAGCAGTTTGTCTGAAGCCATTGGAAGAAAAGCAGATTCAAGGCTATCTGCAACGGTTGAACTGCGGACATCTCTGGCAAGGTATCCAGAACGATCCAGATGGTTTGCTGAAGTTGGCAAAGATGCCGCTGTTTTTACATCTCATTCCGGTAGCTTATCCAAGTGGTTTGGAAAGCAAAGCCAAACACTTCGATTCTTCGACTGAACTCGAAGCATACCAGGAGAAATGCCGGAAAGACTTGTTTGATGCTTATATCAAACGCTGCTTGAAACTGCCTCATGACTGTCAAAAATATGAATCGAAGGATAGTAAACGTTGGTTGATTTGGCTAGCGAAAACTCTGAGAAAGCAGAAGCACACTGAGTTTATTATTGAAAAAATGCAGCCAAGTTTTTTAGACACCACTCAAGAAAAATTACTTTATAAGCTAACTTTCGGGCTAATTTTCGGGCTAATTTTTGGGCTGATTGGTGGGCTAATTATTGGGCTGATTGGTGGACTAATTATTGGGCTGATTTTTGGGCTAATTTTCGGGCT
The sequence above is drawn from the Coleofasciculus sp. FACHB-1120 genome and encodes:
- a CDS encoding PRC-barrel domain-containing protein, whose protein sequence is MTSEQIRQRSDILNTQVITRDTGKRVGVVKELLVDIDQRKVVALGLRDNLLSIAGMPRYMLLDSIRQMGDVILVEDDNVIEDIDVDAYSTLINSEVITETGELLGRVRSFKFDPDSGKVYSLIVASLGLPQIPDQMISTYELPIEEIVSSGPNRLIVFEGSEERLVQLTVGVLERLGIGRAPWEREDEEAYFQPTVASDKQLGTGIPIRTPTVTPLRTSTPVVDNRWDEDEWDEPEPEPIRKRQAESIYYEEDEEEDNWSEATTETRGVRYEDRPYADSEPYDDEEDYEEDAYEEKDVWEDAEEPEPYKAPRLNIPEKTKAPEYEDGTY
- the smc gene encoding chromosome segregation protein SMC, encoding MVYVKRVELSNFKSFGGTTSIPLLPGFTVVSGPNGSGKSNILDALLFCLGLASSKGMRAERLPDLVNHNQTHRGTVETSVTVTFDLSDVPDAFADEEEETHNGQGENPDDPTLEKVGDDPPLPPLKKRERIDNSEWSVTRKLRVTQQGTYTSNYYINGASCNLTELHEQMNRLRIYPEGYNVVLQGDVTGIISMNPRERREIIDELAGVATFDRKIVQAKNTLDSVKEREDSCRIVEAELVAQRDRLSQDRIKAEKYQKLRAELQQKEQWEVVLKWRSLQQQEQRLKEQIAAGDRTSVELTTQLTALYAQIQQATAELDQLNTQVKALGEEELLALQSVLATQEAERRAAQRQQRELETALGTTTANIEHEERSLQQHQQTLQQLTEEKHDVETRSLFSLRAARDEAQQILEQRREAASAIAAASEAWVQQQTALNRQIETLLQTVEPQRTEKAQLGERYANLERQIEEQSQLLQTIEPEITTKQSRLADFEIQINDYAQEIQSLAQSLAAAEHELQIQQETQKRLLQEQRDKQRQLDKLEAQAQAEQEAQGTFATKVILQSGLPGVCGLVAQLGRVEPRYQLALETAAGGRLGNLVVEDDGVAAAGIELLKQKRAGRITFLPLNKIQPPRFSQTAALSYANGFIDYAVNLIDCEARYRDIFAYVFGSTVVFENLNDARRYLGQHRIVTVDGELLESSGAMTGGSSNQRAGLHFGTADATESAEAAALRNRLQEIERILDRCGEVINSLTAKTKHLSQELTEAKAKRREQELQCEQLQKEIKNLIVQAEQARSLLSKNTQEFHTAESRLASLDAELPAQEAQLQQLRQALAELEQSQTSSEWQQIQATIKTGEQHLQEREKALRAAEQRLKDLENQQQRSQEKIQECHQRLQEYRTQQIEQQNQLTALSTQHSALSTQISQTQAGLKQQEEKLGEIKQQRDRAEQELRSRHLSQQQLEWQLQKLQETQQQHREALATVQPQLEAQQAELPDPLPEVPMLVNPGSTETEAIAFDSLTAQLEQLQKEMRAIAKRLQAMEPVNMLALEEYERTTTRLEELTQKLATLEAERTELLLRIENFTTLRRRAFQEAFDAVNQNFQSIFAELSDGDGYLQLDDSEDPFVGGLNLVAHPKGKPVQRLASMSGGEKSLTALSFIFALQRYRPSPFYAFDEVDMFLDGANVERLARMIKQQAMQAQFIVVSLRRPMIESSERTIGVTQARGAYTQVLGLKLQSQKESV
- a CDS encoding sulfite exporter TauE/SafE family protein, with protein sequence MLDLLLVMALGFLGSFGHCVGMCGPLTVAFSLSHQQNTASRWQQQLYFHGLLNLGRIVSYTLTGIGLGALGSLLIAGGQLAGIGSDLRRAIAIFTGLMLIWFGLAQIKPDFLPRLPIFHPLKEGIWHNRLNAAMVNLSLKSSQPPREVSASDRQNRPDLTPALLGLVWGLIPCGFLYAAQLKAAETGSLWKGAATMLAFGLGTLPMMLGVGVSASKLSADKRSQLFQLGGWVTLTIGILTLMRTGDTMVDYTGHAALLCLMLALIARPVSRFWAQLLHYRRALGVGAYVLSLAHIFHMVEHTLNWNFNAVFFMLPVHQWGMGAGAIALVLMTPAALTSFDRIQKSLGKRWRQIHLLGIPAFLLCVIHAVLIGSHYLGTLGGTWVNQLRVVLLGMVALGVLLVRVRWIWSLFSIEKLYAPPQSR
- a CDS encoding NACHT domain-containing protein, whose product is MPTLNLLHLLLLLICVLLSTIVALLPSAFDKQKSLPGRCFIFGLLAVCGFLAFSGTGLITTEQAKQNADWIQKLRWTLGIGYAVALPTMVYLLANRQSKNDKTSSDTPDVNSQRWRQELLAIMLTDVTVRMEDSLHDDELIPLLMEDQREEVGRPPEVTVNAKPSPSWWEKLPKFIRVTAESEPGKKIIDVFERKDIAGRLLILGAPGSGKTTMLLELAQDLILAAQQQPEKPIPVIFELSSWKDDKQAIADWLVADLKFRNNIPEAISREWLETGKLLPLLDGLDELKTRQGKCIDRINKFLQTTCGLSQIVVCCREEEYKAGEEILTLRGAVCLKPLEEKQIQGYLQRLNCGHLWQGIQNDPDGLLKLAKMPLFLHLIPVAYPSGLESKAKHFDSSTELEAYQEKCRKDLFDAYIKRCLKLPHDCQKYESKDSKRWLIWLAKTLRKQKHTEFIIEKMQPSFLDTTQEKLLYKLTFGLIFGLIFGLIGGLIIGLIGGLIIGLIFGLIFGLIFGLIGGLIIGLFDIEIKLSDELSITWKKARKGLIVWLIGGLIYGLIGGLIFGLIGGLIYGLIGGLIFGLIFGLIGEDIKNRNKPNQGIKNSAKNTVIFTWIILPAGMLLYAAPFVGRGQSVEPISTVIPGLGLALMFGILSAGLPVIQHFALRLILWKSGVIPWNYARFLSYANERRLIKQVGGRYRFIHDLLREHFAKM